A portion of the Equus quagga isolate Etosha38 chromosome 17, UCLA_HA_Equagga_1.0, whole genome shotgun sequence genome contains these proteins:
- the DUSP28 gene encoding dual specificity phosphatase 28 — protein MDSELAGRREAAPPAPPPFVRVAPSLFLGSARAAAGPELLARAGVTLCVNVSRQQPGPSAPGVGELRVPVFDDPAEDLLVHLEPTCAAMEAAVRAGGACLVYCKNGRSRSAAVCTAYLMRHRGLGLEAAFQAVKSARPVAEPNPGFWAQLRKYEEALQSRSLLPRSARDSEP, from the exons ATGGACTCGGAACTAGCCGGCCGCCGTGAGGCCGccccgcccgcgccgccgccgtTCGTGCGCGTGGCGCCGTCGCTCTTCCTCGGGAGCGCGCGCGCCGCGGCCGGGCCGGAGCTGCTGGCGCGCGCGGGCGTCACCCTGTGCGTCAATGTCTCGCGCCAGCAGCCTGGGCCGAGCGCGCCCGGCGTGGGCGAGCTGCGCGTGCCCGTGTTCGACGACCCGGCCGAGGACCTGCTGGTGCACCTGGAGCCCACCTGCGCCGCCATGGAGGCCGCGGTGCGCGCCGGCGGCGCCTGCCTCGTCTACTGCAAGAACGGCCGCAGCCGCTCGGCCGCCGTCTGCACTGCCTACCTCATGCGGCACCGCGGCCTCGGCCTGGAGGCGGCCTTCCAG GCCGTGAAGAGCGCGCGCCCCGTGGCCGAACCCAACCCGGGCTTCTGGGCTCAGCTGCGGAAGTACGAGGAGGCCCTGCAGTCCCGGTCCCTCCTGCCGCGGAGCGCCCGGGACAGCGAGCCCTAG